One segment of Cyprinus carpio isolate SPL01 chromosome A17, ASM1834038v1, whole genome shotgun sequence DNA contains the following:
- the LOC109108576 gene encoding thrombospondin-1-like — protein sequence MSAEEQNISNTHIQRERERESQTYQRISAKRQRASLFRGIMTLKGLVLCLLLWSSASSRRVEMPDDDTVFDLFELTRVDKKHHGVNLVKGPDPNSPAYKILNPNLIPSVPELSFRDLIYSIQSERGFIFTANLKQVKRTRGSLVSVERTDGTGSVFEIISNGKANTVDLVYWTASGQHVVSIADVNVANGHWKNITVFVQEDRAQVHVGCEKINTQELDAPIQQILNQESADIASLRIAKGAAKSDRFMGVLQNVRFVFGTTLDEILRNKGCERSTFITDVMTLENPLEGSSPAIRTDYTGHKSKDLQEICGFSCDDLSSMFKELKGLGMVVKQLSDELRQVTAYNSLIMTKIKTQEGVCLHNGIIHRDKDEWTVDSCTHCTCQNSATVCREISCPLMPCANATVPDGECCPRCGTLNDAGVDGWSPWSEWTHCSVTCGRGIQQRGRSCDRINSNCDGTSVQTRDCYTQECDKRFKQDGKWSHWSPWSSCSVTCGEGVITRIRLCNSPTPQMDGKDCEGDGRQTEPCQKDPCPVNGGWGPWSPWDSCAVTCGGGLQRRHRLCNSPAPKYGGKECLGDSKGTRLCNAQPCPVDGCLSNPCFAGTKCTSFPDGSWKCGECPVGYTGDGVHCQDIDECKEVPDACFVLNGVHQCVNTEPGYNCLPCPLRYSGQQPFGRGTDQAIANKQVCTPRNPCKDGSHDCNKNANCIYLGIFSDIMHRCECKPGYAGNGYICGEDSDLDGWPNRDLHCVENATYHCKKDNCPDLPNSGQEDYDKDGTGDACDSDDDNDGIPDEGDNCPFIFNPGQYDNDRDQVGDSCDNCPYDSNPEQTDTDNNGQGDACAIDIDGDGILNEKDNCPYVYNTDQRDSDGDGVGDHCDNCPLEHNPDQIDSDSDNIGDKCDNNQDIDEDGHQNNLDNCPYIPNANQVDHDKDGKGDACDHDDDNDGVPDEKDNCRLAFNPDQLDSDGDGRGDVCKDDFDVDNVPDIYDVCPENFGISETDFRRFQMVPLDPTGTSQIDPNWVVRHQGKELLQTVNCDPGIAVGYDEFNAVDFSGTFFINTDRDDDYAGFVFGYQSSSRFYVVMWKQITQTYWSHTPTKAQGYSGLSVKVVNSTTGPGEHLRNALWHTGDTEGQVRTLWHDPKNIGWKDYTAYRWQLIHRPKTGHIRVIMYEGKKVLADSGSIYDKTYAGGRLGLFVFSQEMVYFSDLKYECRDSS from the exons ATGAGCGCAGAAGAGCAGAACAtctccaacacacacatacagagagagagagagagagagagtcaaacaTACCAGAGAATTTCTGCAAAGCGTCAAAGAGCATCTCTCTTCAG GGGAATCATGACTCTGAAAGGACTCGTTTTGTGCCTCTTGTTGTGGAGTTCCGCGAGCAGCAGACGCGTAG AAATGCCGGATGATGACACCGTGTTCGATCTGTTCGAGCTCACTCGTGTCGACAAGAAGCATCACGGGGTGAATTTAGTGAAGGGACCCGATCCAAACAGCCCCGCGTACAAGATCCTGAACCCGAACCTGATCCCCTCAGTGCCCGAGCTCTCCTTCAGGGACCTGATCTACTCCATCCAGAGCGAGAGAGGCTTCATCTTCACCGCCAACCTCAAGCAAGTCAAGCGCACCAGGGGCAGCCTGGTCTCCGTAGAGAGGACAGACGGCACCGGATCCGTCTTTGAGATCATCTCCAACGGGAAAGCCAACACCGTGGATCTGGTGTACTGGACCGCGAGCGGACAGCATGTGGTGTCCATTGCGGACGTGAACGTGGCGAACGGACACTGGAAGAACATCACGGTGTTTGTGCAGGAGGATCGAGCTCAGGTTCATGTGGGCTGCGAGAAGATCAACACTCAAGAACTCGATGCTCCGATCCAGCAGATCCTGAATCAGGAGAGCGCGGACATCGCGAGTCTGAGGATCGCCAAAGGAGCCGCCAAATCCGATCGCTTCATG GGAGTTCTCCAGAACGTGCGTTTTGTTTTTGGAACGACGCTGGACGAGATTTTACGCAATAAAGGATGCGAGAGAT CAACCTTCATCACAGATGTCATGACCTTGGAAAACCCTTTGGAAGGATCCAGCCCAGCCATCCGCACTGATTACACCGGACACAAGTCAAAAG ATCTGCAGGAGATCTGCGGTTTCTCCTGCGACGATCTGTCCAGCATGTTTAAGGAGCTCAAGGGACTCGGCATGGTGGTGAAGCAATTGTCAGACGAGCTCCGCCAAGTG ACAGCATACAACAGCTTAATCATGACTAAGATTAAAACCCAGGAAGGGGTTTGTCTGCACAACGGCATCATTCACAGAGACAAAGACGAGTGGACGGTGGACAGCTGCACCCACTGCACGTGTCAG aacTCCGCCACTGTGTGTCGTGAAATCTCCTGTCCCCTCATGCCCTGTGCCAACGCTACTGTCCCCGACGGTGAATGCTGCCCACGCTGTGGAACAC TGAACGATGCGGGTGTAGACGGCTGGTCGCCCTGGTCCGAATGGACACACTGTTCGGTGACCTGTGGCAGAGGCATTCAACAGCGCGGACGCTCTTGCGACCGAATCAATAGCAACTGCGACGGCACGTCTGTCCAGACGAGAGACTGTTACACGCAAGAATGCGACAAACGCT TCAAACAGGATGGCAAATGGAGCCACTGGTCCCCTTGGTCTTCTTGCTCAGTGACGTGTGGTGAAGGCGTCATCACTCGCATCCGGTTGTGCAACTCCCCTACGCCTCAGATGGATGGGAAAGACTGCGAGGGAGACGGTCGTCAGACCGAGCCGTGCCAGAAGGACCCATGCCCCG TGAATGGAGGTTGGGGACCCTGGTCACCATGGGACTCTTGCGCTGTCACGTGCGGTGGAGGACTGCAGCGCAGACACCGTCTGTGTAACAGCCCCGCTCCCAAATACGGTGGAAAAGAATGCCTGGGTGACTCCAAAGGAACCCGTTTGTGCAATGCCCAGCCGTGTCCTGTTG ATGGATGCCTGTCTAACCCATGCTTTGCTGGGACCAAATGCACCAGCTTCCCCGATGGCTCCTGGAAGTGTGGCGAGTGTCCGGTTGGATACACTGGGGATGGAGTCCACTGTCAAGACATTGACGAG TGCAAAGAAGTTCCAGATGCCTGTTTCGTGCTCAATGGAGTCCACCAGTGTGTGAACACAGAACCAGGCTACAACTGCCTGCCCTGCCCTCTACGCTACTCTGGACAGCAGCCCTTCGGCAGGGGAACAGATCAGGCCATTGCCAACAAACAG GTCTGCACACCTAGAAACCCGTGCAAGGACGGCAGCCATGACTGCAATAAGAATGCCAACTGCATCTACCTGGGCATCTTCTCTGACATCATGCACCGCTGTGAATGTAAACCAGGCTACGCTGGGAACGGTTACATCTGTGGAGAGGACTCTGACCTTGACGGCTGGCCAAACAGGGACCTCCATTGTGTGGAAAATGCCACCTACCACTGCAAGAAG GACAACTGTCCTGACCTTCCCAACTCTGGTCAAGAAGACTATGACAAAGATGGAACTGGAGATGCTTGTGACAGTGATGATGACAATGATGGGATCCCTGATGAGGGG GACAATTGCCCGTTCATCTTTAACCCAGGACAGTACGACAATGACCGCGATCAAGTTGGTGACAGTTGTGATAATTGCCCATATGACAGTAATCCAGAACAGACCGACACAGACAACAACGGCCAGGGTGATGCGTGTGCCATTGACATCGATGGTGATG GCATCCTGAATGAGAAGGACAACTGTCCATATGTGTACAACACTGACCAGAGAGACAGTGATGGAGACGGAGTCGGTGACCACTGTGACAACTGCCCACTGGAGCACAACCCTGACCAG ATCGACTCTGACTCTGACAACATTGGAGACAAGTGTGACAACAACCAGGACATCGATGAGGATGGACATCAGAACAACCTTGACAACTGTCCCTACATCCCCAACGCCAACCAGGTCGACCATGACAAGGACGGCAAAGGAGACGCCTGCGATCACGATGATGACAATGATGGTGTGCCTGATGAAAAAGACAACTGCCGACTCGCCTTCAACCCGGATCAACTGGATTCGGACG GAGACGGGCGAGGCGACGTTTGCAAGGACGACTTTGACGTTGATAACGTGCCGGATATTTACGACGTTTGCCCAGAGAACTTCGGCATCAGTGAAACAGACTTTCGAAGGTTCCAAATGGTTCCTCTCGATCCCACGGGAACTTCCCAAATTGACCCCAACTGGGTCGTCCGTCACCAGGGCAAAGAACTTCTGCAGACCGTCAACTGTGATCCTGGCATCGCTGTTG GTTATGATGAGTTCAATGCCGTGGACTTTAGCGGCACGTTCTTCATCAACACAGACCGTGACGACGACTACGCTGGCTTTGTGTTTGGCTACCAATCTAGCTCACGTTTCTATGTGGTGATGTGGAAACAGATCACACAGACCTACTGGTCTCATACACCCACTAAAGCACAGGGGTACTCTGGACTGTCGGTTAAAGTAGTAAACTCGACCACTGGACCGGGTGAACACCTCAGAAATGCTTTGTGGCACACTGGAGACACAGAGGGACAG GTGCGTACCCTGTGGCATGATCCCAAGAACATTGGCTGGAAGGATTATACCGCCTACAGATGGCAACTAATCCACAGACCCAAAACCGGACACATCAG AGTTATCATGTATGAAGGCAAGAAAGTCTTGGCTGATTCCGGAAGCATCTATGACAAGACATATGCTGGAGGAAGACTTGGCCTCTTTGTCTTCTCTCAAGAGATGGTTTACTTCTCAGACCTCAAATACGAATGCCGAG ATTCATCATAA